Genomic segment of Paucidesulfovibrio longus DSM 6739:
TCGACAACGTCATGAACCAGCAGCGCGAGGTCATCTACTCCCAGCGCCGCGAGATCATGACCGCCGAGACCATGGACGAGATCGTGGCCGGGTACAGCGCCGACCTGCTGGACGACATCTATGCGAACCTGGAGCAGGGCCGCAAGACCGGGGACGAGGAAGCCGAGACCGAGGCCCGCAAGCGGCTGGAGGAGATCTTCAACTTCGAGCGCTTCGAGGCCTTCCGGGGCGAGCTGCCCGACCGCGAAACCGCGGACAAATGGCTGGAAGAGGTCTTCGAGCAGCTCAAGGCCATGGCCAAGGGCGCATACCAGGAAGTGCTGCGCTACTTCGTGCTGGAGGCCCTGGACCGCAACTGGAAGGACCACCTCCTGAACATGGACCACCTGCGCGACGGCATCGGCCTGCGCGGCTACGGCCAGAAGGATCCCAAGCAGGAGTACAAGCGCGAGGGCTTCCAGCTCTTCCAGGAGATGCTCTTCGTCCTGCGCGAGAACGCCCTGCGCGCCCTGACCCACGTGCGCATCCGCGACGAGGTGCGCGAGGAGGAGTTCCAGCACGAGGACCGCGCCAAGCTGAACTATGCGGGCGGCGGCGACAAGGCGGACAAGCCCGCGAAGCAGCCTGTGGTCAAGGACGACAAGGTCGGCCGCAACGACCTTTGCCCTTGCGGGTCCGGCAAGAAATACAAGAAGTGCTGCGGCCGCTGAGGCCGCGGTTGCTCGGAGCGCGCCCGTGATCCGGGGGGCGAAGGGCGCGCCCGGGCGAACCGAAAGGGAGAGCGATGCAGGAACGTGACGAGCGCGGGAGGGAGGTGCTCGGCGTCTACTCGCACAGCCTGAAGTACCAGTACCAGTTCGGCGAGCGGGGCTCCAGCTACCGCCAGGGAACGTACTGGTTCGTCATCCGGCTGGACGAGGAGCGATATTCGGTGCAGCCCCTGAATGGGCATCACCTGCCGTCCGGCGTGACCAAGACCGTGACCAAGGAAGAGTTCCTCCAGTATTACACGCCGGAGATGGAGTACTTTCGCAAGCACACGGCCCCGGCCCTGGAGAGCCTGCGCGAGAAGCTCTTCATGGGCCGCCGCTTTTTCGACATGGGCCGCCTGGACAAGGCCGAAAAGCTCTTCTGCTCCATCGTGCTTCAGGACGAGACCAACATCGACGCCAACACGGGCTTGACCGAGGTCTACGCCAACCAGAAACGTTTCACCGATCTGCGTACCGTGCTCGACAGGCTTTTCGGCGTGGACGATCTCTTCCGGGAACAGCAGCGCCACAAGTTCAACGAGTTCGGCATCCTTCTGCGCAAGCAGGGCCTTTTCGACGATGCGGTGCGGTTTTATCGCAAGGCCCTGGAAGTGAATCCGGAAGACGACCACCTGCACTTCAATCTGGCCCGCGCCTATTACGAGCGCGGCAGGAAGGACAGCTGCCTGGAACATCTCTACGAGTGTCTGCGGCTCAACCCGGGGCTCGTGGAAGCCGCCTGCTTCCTGGACCACATCGAGGAGGAGGACGCCAAGGAGTCCGGGAGCTGATCGCTCCGCCTCCGCCTGTTGCGCCGATCGGCGACGTGCATGCGAAAAGCCGCTCCGGGAATCCGGAGCGGCCTTTTTTTTGACGATCAGGGAAAGGCGGTGCCGCCGCGCGATCAACTGCGCTTTTCGGCCAGCCGCAGACCCAGGGCGCGGGCTTCCGCCATGTCTTGAGGGAACTGGGCATCGTGGTGCGCTTTCTTGCCCTCCGGGTCGAAACGCGTGCAGAGGTACTTGGAATAGTCGTCGAACTGGAGCGTGTCCGGCACGAACAGGGTTTCCAGATTGCCGAAAACGTGGTGGATGAACTCCCTGGTCTTGCGCAGGTGCGGGAAAAGGCCCATGTCCAGGGCGTCCTGCTCGGAAAGGTTCATGGTGTAGATCAGCCCGACGCGGCCCTGGCCCGCATAGAGCGAAGTGCGTTCCGGAGTATAGGTGTAGAGCGGGAAAAGCAGCCGTTCCAGCAGGCAGCGCATCATGCCGGACTCGGACCAGAAGTAGACCGGCGTGCCGAGCAGGATCACATCCGCGTCGAGCACGCGGTCCAGCAAGGGGTTCAGTTCGTCCTGCACCGCGCAGCGGCCATAGCTCGCGCCGCCGAGCTTCTTGCAGGCGAAGCAGCTGATGCAGCCCGTGTAGCGCAGGTCATAGAGGTGCACCAGTTCCGTGGCGGCTCCGGCCTGGGCCGCTCCGGCAAGGCCCTGCTCCAGGAGCCGGGCGGTGTTCCATTTCTTTCTCGGACTGCCGTTGATGGCGATGGCTTTCATGGTCGTTCGCTCCGTCTTGGGGTGTGTTCGGGGCAGGTTGGAGCAGCAGAGGGAAAAGATCAAGTACGCACTCTTTGGGAAGCGCGTACCCAAAAAGATACCATGACGCGCGGAGGGAGATCGCTTCCATGTGTCGCCTCAGGCGGAATAGCCGGCGCCGGCGGGCGGGCTCAAGGACGCAGGAGGTCGAATTTGACCCGCAGCGCTCCGAGGTGAAAGGCGGTATGCGCAAGCAGGCCAGCCGCGCCCCAGGCCGACTGCGCATCCACCGGGACATGCTCGGCCACGGCGGCCTCCAAAGCGGCCCCGCGCTGCTCAAGTCTGTGCCGGAGCGCGGCCCATTCTTCGTCATCCGTTTCACTCCGCGACCAGCTTTCGTCCCAGTCCGGCGCAATGTCGCGCTTCCCGGTGATCCAGTCCAGGAACACGTCAAAGCTGGTGGCCAGATGATAGGCGTGGGTCGCCACGGAAAATCCGGCCACGGGACGCGAGGCCTCTTCGGCGGAGAGACCTGCCAGCAGGGAAAAAAGTCCGTCGTCTCCGGGGTCGAGGAACGCGCCGCTTTCGTCCGCTCCGTGCAGGCACTCGTGCAGGACCACAAGAAGTTGTTTCGTGATCTCGGTTGCCGAAAGGGTAGTCGTCATTCCAGCGCTCCTCTTGAGGTTGCTTCATGCGGGAAATGGTCGCCTTCGCAGTGGCGGTGGCGGCAGACGCGAAGCGGGGGCATTCAAGGCTTTGCCCCTGCCCAAGCGCCAACAGAGTAATATTCACTGTTTTCGTCTGCGGTTGCAAGCAAGCAGGAATTTTTTGAGTCCATAGCAAAAAATGAGCACTCCAAAAGCGGCCATCGTCCACCCCGCCCAAGGGTGAGCCGGAAATGTGTCTACCTTTGTAAAAGTA
This window contains:
- a CDS encoding tetratricopeptide repeat protein; its protein translation is MQERDERGREVLGVYSHSLKYQYQFGERGSSYRQGTYWFVIRLDEERYSVQPLNGHHLPSGVTKTVTKEEFLQYYTPEMEYFRKHTAPALESLREKLFMGRRFFDMGRLDKAEKLFCSIVLQDETNIDANTGLTEVYANQKRFTDLRTVLDRLFGVDDLFREQQRHKFNEFGILLRKQGLFDDAVRFYRKALEVNPEDDHLHFNLARAYYERGRKDSCLEHLYECLRLNPGLVEAACFLDHIEEEDAKESGS
- a CDS encoding flavodoxin family protein, with product MKAIAINGSPRKKWNTARLLEQGLAGAAQAGAATELVHLYDLRYTGCISCFACKKLGGASYGRCAVQDELNPLLDRVLDADVILLGTPVYFWSESGMMRCLLERLLFPLYTYTPERTSLYAGQGRVGLIYTMNLSEQDALDMGLFPHLRKTREFIHHVFGNLETLFVPDTLQFDDYSKYLCTRFDPEGKKAHHDAQFPQDMAEARALGLRLAEKRS
- a CDS encoding DinB family protein, which encodes MTTTLSATEITKQLLVVLHECLHGADESGAFLDPGDDGLFSLLAGLSAEEASRPVAGFSVATHAYHLATSFDVFLDWITGKRDIAPDWDESWSRSETDDEEWAALRHRLEQRGAALEAAVAEHVPVDAQSAWGAAGLLAHTAFHLGALRVKFDLLRP